Below is a genomic region from Rhodohalobacter sp. 614A.
AAAAATGGTGCAATAACAAAACAAACTCTATCAAAATGTCCCGACTTAAAAGCTCTGAACGGCGCATGAAATTGATTCTCATTCTACAGGATTCAAAAAAAAGACTGACTGTAGACGAACTGGCGGAAACATTTGGAGTCAGCAGGCGCACTATATTCAGAGATTTCAATGTTTTATCGGAAATAAATGTGCCAGTCACCTGGGATAAATACAGCGGTTACGGAGTAATGGAAGGGTACAAGGTTCCGCCATTGATGTTTACAGCTCAGGAGCTTGCCACAATTATGGTTGGTCTGAATTTTGTTAAATCACAAGTGGATAAACAGCTAGTGGATGATGCGAAAGGAGTGGAGTTGAAGATCAAAAATACAATTCCCGATGAGTTGAAAGAATTTATGAGTTCTCTGGATGACCGAACCGTTGTGGATCCGTTTCTGCATTTTGGCCACGAAAAAAAAGAGGGTGGAAACTGGTATTTGGTTAGCAGCGCTATCTCACAATCAAAATCACTGGGTTTTTCGTACCTAAGCAAAAGTGAAAATGAAATTACGGAACGCACCATCGATCCATATCTTTTGGTTTTTTATCGAGACCATTGGAATGTGATCGGGTTTTCTCATAAAAGAGAGGCTATTCGAAATTTTGTTCTCGACCGGATGGATGCAGTCAAAATTTTGGACAAAAAATTCGCCCGAAAAACCGAAATGGACGTAGAGGGTTTAATTTTTGGATCTAACGAGTCCGGCCAATTAGTGGAGGTGTTAGTCAATGAATCGGCTGATCGTGCGTTTAGGGCCAATCTCCCAACAAAAATTTTTAAGCAAAACCCTGTTTCGGATAAAAAAAATAAGGTTGGCTTTCATTTTGAAAATTTAGACTATATCAACGAGTGGCTTCTTCAATTTGGTAACAAGGTTGAAATTCTTTCTCCAGAGGAGTTGAAACAGAAGAGGAAGAAAATTTTAGCTTCCATGATGAAATCTCTCTGAAATAAAAAAGGCTCTCGAAATGAGAGCCTTTCAAAATCAGATTTATTTATGAAGATCAACTGACAACCGGTGCGTCAGCTTCGTCATCGTCTTCATTCACTACTCTTGTGACGGCGCCGATCTTACCGTCATCATCCAGCCGCATGATTCGAACTCCCTGAGTATTTCTGCCCATTGTTCGAATTCCTTTACACTGCATTCGGATTACTTTGCCTCGTTCGGTAATTACCATTAAATCGTCATTATCCGAAACTTCTTTTAGTGCAATCAGATTTCCGGTTTTGGGAGTCACTTTCAATGTAATTACACCTTTACCGCCGCGGCTTTGCTCACGATAATCATCGACTAACGATCGTTTGCCATATCCATTTTCTGAAATGGCGAGCACCGTGGCTTCGTGAGTATTTTTAATGACAACCATATCAACAAGTTCATTATTCTTGCCTAAAGTCATTCCGCGAACGCCGGATGTATTTCTGCCCATTTCACGTGCTTCCTCTTCATGGAAACGGATGGCACGGCCTTTTTTATTGGCAAGAATGATGTTGCTTTCACCATCTGTAAGCGCAGCTTCTAAAAGACTATCACCTTCACGAATGTTGATGGCAATTATACCATCTCTACGTGGTCGACTATACGCTTCAAGCGAAGTTTTCTTAACCTGACCTTCCTTGGTGGCCATGATTATGGAGTGGCTGTTGATGTAATCTTCATCCTCCAGAGTTTTAACAGGCACAAATGTTTTGATACTGTCATCTTTATCAATATCAATAAGATTGACAATGGCACGGCCTCTCGCTAAACGTGAGCCTTCCGGAATTTCGTAGACTTTCAACCAATAACAATTTCCTTTTTCGGTGAAGAAGAGGATGTAATTATGGTTGGTCGCTACAAAAAGATGCTCTACATATTCGTCATCTTTGGTAGTCGTACCTTTCATTCCTTTTCCGCCTCGGCGTTGTCGTCGGTAACCACTTACAGGCATTCGTTTGATGAACCCTTTGTTTGAGATCGTTACTACAACATCCTCATCGGCGATCATATCCTCGACACTGAAATCTTCAGCAGAGTATACAACCTGGGTTCGTCGTTCATCACCGTATCGGTCTTTCAATTGCAGAAGTTCCTCTTTAATGATTCCGTTTTGTTTCTCACGACTGGAGAGTGTTTCTCTGAAATCAGCAATTTTATCAACGATATCACGGTATTCCTGGTCAACTTTTTCACGTTCCAGGCCTGTAAGTTTTTGGAGCCGCATATCCAGAATAGCTTTAGCCTGGATGTCCGTAAGCGCAAACTTAACCCGAAGTTCTTTATTCGCTTCCTGAGGATTATTAGAAGCCCGAATCGTTTTGATCACTTCATCAAGATTATCGAGAGCAATCTTGAGTCCTTCTAAAATATGAGCTCTTGCCTCGGCCTGATCGAGATCATAAATGGTACGGCGAATAATAACTTCAATCCTGTGCTCAATAAAGTGTTCTATTAACTCTTTGACAGACATGACTTTAGGGCGTCCTTTAACCAAGGCAAGATTGATCACGCCAAATGTTTGCTGCATTTGAGTGTACTTGAAAAGCTGATTCAGGACGATGCCAGCATTGGCATTTCTCTTCAGGACGATAACAATCCGCATTCCTTCTCTATCCGATTCGTCTCGGATCTCACCAATTTCAGTGATTTTTTCAGAGTGAACGAGGTCCGCAATTTTTTCAATCAGGGTCGATTTATTTACCTGGTACGGAATCTCAGTAACAACAATCTGTTCTCTGTTTCCGCGTAATTCTTCTACATTGGCACGGGCCCGCATTGTAATTTTTCCACGCCCGGTATGATAGGCTTCCTTAACGCCTTCATATCCATAAATAATACCACCCGTTGGAAAATCAGGAGCAGTGATGTGTTCCATCAACTGCTTAATTTCAATATCCGGATTTTCAAGAACGGCAACTGTTCCGTCAATCACCTCATTAAAATTATGTGGAGCCATGTTTGTAGCCATTCCCACGGCAATACCTGATGCTCCATTCAATAGAAGCTGTGGAAGCATGGCCGGAAGAACAGTCGGCTCAGTGAGAGTATCATCAAAGTTTTCTTGGAAATCGACCGTATCTTTGTTGATATCGGTCAGAAGCTCCTCCGCAATACGCTGCATTCTCACCTCAGTGTAACGCATAGCCGCAGCTGAGTCACCATCAATCGAGCCGAAGTTACCCTGGCCGTCAACAAGCGGATACCTCAACGAAAAATCCTGTACCATCCGAACAATCGAATCATAGACAGCAGAATCCCCATGCGGGTGATATTTCCCCAAAACCTCACCTACAATACGGGCACTCTTCTTGTAATTTCTATTATGAAGCATTCCAAGATCACTCATTCCGTAAAGAACGCGCCGGTGAACGGGTTTCAAACCGTCCCGCACATCCGGAAGTGCCCTGGATACAATCACCGACATCGAATAATCGATGTAGGACGATTGCATTTCGTCTTCAATAGTTATAGGTATAATCTTTTCACTTGCCATATATAGTAGATGTTAGTCTTGAGTAGTGAGTATTGAAGTTTGTATCGCAAATAAATGAGACAAAAGGGAACTTTTCACCTTTGTCATTTCAGTTTTCACTCTAAATATCAAGTGTAGCGTACCTGGAATTTTTCTCAATGAATTCCCGGCGTGGTTCTACATCGCCGCCCATCAGGGTTGAGAACATTTTGTCAGCCGCGGCCGCATTTTCTACAGTAACCTGCTGGAGTGTTCTGGTTTCCGGGTCCATCGTTGTTTCCCAAAGCTGTTCAGGATTCATTTCACCCAACCCTTTGTACCGTGAAACATCAAATTTCTTTTTCGACTTTTTAAGTTCTTTGATGAGTTTATTACGCGTGTCATCATCCCAGGCATACTGGATTTCCCCACGGCTTTGCGTAATTCGATAAAGAGGAGGAGTGGCAATATAAATATGGCCATGCTCAATGAGCGGATGCATATACCGATAGAAAAAGGTGAGCAGAAGGGTTCGAATATGCGAACCATCCACATCGGCATCCGTCATAATGATAATCTTGTGATAGCGAAGTTTGTCAAGCTCGAACTCTTCTTCATGACCAACGCCGGTTCCAAGAGCGGTAATCATTGCCTGTATCTCTTTGTTTTCAAGGATCTTATTAATTTTAGCTTTTTCCACATTCAGGATTTTTCCACGAAGCGGAAGAATTGCCTGAAAACTACGATTTCGCCCCATTTTGGCAGAACCACCGGCAGAGTCACCCTCAACAAGATAAACTTCACTATGTGCGGGATCTTTGATAGAACAATCAGCCAGCTTTCCTGGAAGTCCGCCACCACTCATCACACTTTTACGCTGGATAAGCTGGCGAGCTTTTCGGGCAGCTTCTCGCGCTTCGGCAGCAACAATTACTTTCTCAAGAATCTTCTTGGCTGTCTTAGGATTTTGTTCGAGATAATCATTCAGCTTTTCGTAAAGAATAATCTCAACAGCACTTTGAACCTCAGAGTTACCCAATTTTGTTTTAGTCTGGCCTTCAAACTGAGGTTCAGAAACCTTCACGCTCAAAACACAAGTCATGCCTTCCCGGAAATCTTCTCCGGAGACATTAATCTTGCTGTTCGATTTAATGATATTATTCTTGTCTGCGTAGTTTTTAAAACACCGCGTTAAAGCCCGCCGAAATCCGGATATGTGTGTTCCACCTTCCCGGGTGTTGATATTATTTACGTACGAATGGACATTCTCGGTATAGCTGTCATTATATTGGATGGCGACTTCAACCGGCACGTTATCCTCTTCGCCCTCAATATAAATAGGCTCATCCATCAGCGACTGACGGGTTTCATCAAGATAGGCTACAAAGTCTTTTACGCCTCCGGCAAAATGAAATGAAACATGGCCTTCATCCTCTTCTTCAGCGCGCTCATCAAGAATATCAATCGTAATTTGCGGATTCAGAAATGCCAGTTCGCGCATTCGGTCGGCAATAATATCAAATTTAAACTCGGTGGTTTGAGTAAAAATCTCGGGGTCGGGTTTAAACTTGATTATAGTGCCCGTATCCTTTGTTTTCCCGGTTTCTTTAAGCGGAACTTTTGTGACACCCCTCTCAAACTCCATCACATAAATATTGCCGTCTCTGTGAATTTCTGCACTGAACTCGGTGGATAAAGCGTTCACACAACTTACACCTACACCGTGCAGTCCACCAGAGACTTTGTAGGAATCTTTATCAAACTTACCGCCGGCATGAAGTTTGGTGAGTACAACCTCAACAGCGGGCAAATTAAGTTTGGGGTGCATATCAACGGGAATGCCACGTCCATTATCAGAAATGGTTATGGAGCCGTTTTCATGGATCAATACTTTAATATAATCGCAGTAGCCGGCAAGGGCTTCATCAATAGAATTGTCTACGACTTCGTTGATGAGATGGTGGAGACCACGTTGTCCGGTGTCTCCAATATACATGGAGGGCCGTTTCCGTACAGCCTCGAGTCCCTCTAATACCTGAATATTCGATGCTCTGTAATCGGATCCTTGTTTTTTCGCCATAAATGGGGGTTGAGTAATGTTGTAGATAGCCTCTGTAACGCTTAAATTTACCGTTTATAAGCGCAAAATCCAAAAAGGAATGATTTTTCTTCAAAAAAACAGGATCGGCTAAACAGGGGTGATTTGCTGTGCTGATGGGAGTGCCTGTTGATCACAGAAAATCTAGATGAAAATAGACAATTCTCACAAAAAATGTAAGATTTTTAAGTGGTTTTTGGCTGACTAAAACGAATTGATTTTAAAAGTCCGGATATTTAAAAAAATGCGCTTCAAGTAACTAATATGAATACCAGTCTATCCATATTCTCTTAATGTTCAGATATATAGAAATGTAATCTTTGGAAGAGCTTATGCTTAAGCAAGCAGTAATTCCATCACATGTTAATGCGATACACTGTATGAAATAGATCGTTAGCGAGATAATCTGAAATAAGAATCAGTTGCGGCTTTCTGTAGATAGATAAATCACAAAGCGGCCTCTATAGGAGGTTGAGAAGCCGGGGTCGTAATGGGAGCCTCCATGGTTTGACAATCAACCAGGGTAGAGGTGGAATATTCTTGTATGTTATAATAAGGAAGGCTTACAGGAAAGATTTCTTAAATAAGAATGATGGCGTTGCTATTATCAAATATGAAATAGCATTGAGTATTCAGTGAGATAGCATGAAGTTCAAAAATGGGAAGAAGAGATTGTGATAAATTGATAAATATGTTTTGAAATTAAATGCAATTAACGCTATTTTAAAAGTCTATCAAAAATTCAGAATACAGGAATTATTATGGCACGTAAAGACGATATTACTGGCAGAAAAGCACTGAATGGATACCGGTCGTCTAAATCAAACAACAAAACCAAGCACAAGTTTGAGCTGAATCTTCAGAAAAGACGATTCTATATTCCTGAAGAAGATCGTTGGGTAACACTAAAAGTATCAGCTAAAACATTGAGAACGATCAACAAGAAGGGAATTTCTGAGGTATTGAAAAAAGCCAGGAAGAAAGGAACATTATTAAAAGAGGTATAAGTTATGGCAAAAGGTAATCGCATACAGGTAATTCTTGAATGCACCGAAAAACCCGGTAGCTCTCGTTATGTTACGATGAAAAATCGTAGAAATACCACGGAGAGACTTGAACTGAAGAAGTACAACCCGGTTCTTAGAAAACATACCGTTCACAAAGAAATTAAATAAGTACTCCCATGGCTAAAAGACAGGTATTTGGTGAAGAAGCGAAATCGTTGAAACAGGCACACCGCAAAATGGCAAAAGTAATTATTTCAACGAAGAACGAACGCGGTAAATATGCGTTCAAAGAAACGATCATAGACCAGGACAGCGTTACTGACTACATTCAGAAAAACAAATCCTGAGTTTATACCAAGAATCTTAAAAGGTTTCATCCATGCGCGGGTGAAACCTTTTTTTTTGCAATCTGTTTTCCATCATTTTATAAATTGAAGTGAGGTATTGTCATTACAAACGGATTGTAACAGTCATCATACTGGTAAGTTTGAAAGAGATTTTCTTTGTCCCAATAGATTGGAAAAATGACATTATTGGAGAACTCTCAGTACATTACAGAAATAAAACTTTATACAAAATAACATGAGTTTACGCGACAAGATTTTAGACGACCTGAAAACAGCAATGAAAGCCAAAGATGCCGACCGATTGAATGTTCTTCGGTCGTTGAAAGCAAAATTGCTGGAGAAAGAAATCAGTGAGCGAAAAGGCGGCGAAGCAACACTTAGTGATGAGCAGGTTGTAGAAGTACTGATGAAAGCTGCCAAGCAACGAAAAGAATCCATCGACCAGTTTGAAGGAGGAGGGCGAGATGATCTGGCAAAAAAAGAAAAATACGAGCTTGAGGTCATTGAAGATTACCTGCCGGAAATGATGGATGATGACGAAGTCCGTAAAGCCGTAGTTGAACAGATCGACAAAATGGGAGCATCTGATATGAGCGATATGGGCAAAGTAATGGGCGCTCTTATGGGCCGATTGAAAGGTAAGGCGGAAGGTGCAACCATAAGCCGAATTGTTAAAGAAGAATTATCAAAATGACGGCACAATGAACTTCCTTGACCTCATCATACTCTTGCCGATTGCCTATGTGGCTTACCGCGGATTTGTGAATGGTTTTATCAGGGAAGCTTTTGGAATTATGGGCATAATATTGGCCGTTTACATCACATTTAAATATATGGGGACAGTTTCAGGTATTGTGGTCCCTTATGTTGAAAATCGTGACCGTGCTACGATTGTTACAGGGATTGTGCTGTTTATCGGAGTTATTGTAACTGTCCAATTTATAGGCATTGCACTCGAAAAATTCTTTGAAGCAGCACATTTGGGAATCATAAACCAACTTTCCGGAATGGTTTTCGGGGCTTTAAAAATGACCATTTTTATCAGTGTAATCTTACTGCTGTTGGCCGGCGTTGGAATTCCTTCGGAGGAGACAACGGCCAATTCTGCGTCTTATCCATATGTTATATCCGTAGGACCCGCCACATTCGACCTTGTAGCCAGCATGATTCCCGGTACAGAAGATTTTATTCATACCATAGAAAGAACCATACAGGAAAGTAACTCGATTCGAGATTTACCAATATTTGAAAAGTTAGACCCATCAGATTCATGAGTTTTAAACCCGTTGAAGAACAACTTGAAGTAATAAAAAGGGGAACGGTTGAAATTGTCCCCGAGCAGGAATTAGTTGAAAAACTTAAAAAATCCATTAAGACCAATACCCCACTTAAGATAAAACTTGGCGTGGATCCCACACGGCCTGACCTGCATCTTGGTCACTCCGTGATTTTGCGAAAACTGCGCCAATTCCAGGATTTGGGGCATGAAGCAATATTGATCATCGGCGGATTTACAGCTATGATCGGTGATCCCACGGGACAGAATAAAACGCGTCCGCCGCTAACGCTTGAGGAGGTAAATGAAAATGCAGAGACGTACATCAGCCAGGCGCAAAAAATTCTGGATGAAAGTAAAACTACCCTCGTAAATAACGCGGATTGGCTGGGAATCATGACTTTTATGGATGTTGTGAAGCTCTCATCAAATCTGACAGTTGCCCGCATGATTGAACGGGATGATTTTTCCAAACGATTCGCAAACAATGAACCCATATCCGTTCACGAATTTTTATATCCGCTGGCACAGGCGCAGGATTCCGTTCATCTTGAATCGGATGTAGAGTTGGGCGGAACCGATCAGAAATTCAACCTTCTGGTGGGCCGCGATCTGCAAAAAGCCGATGATCAGGAACCGCAGGTTTGTTTGATGATGCCGTTGCTTGTTGGAACCGACGGTACCATGAAAATGAGTAAATCGTATGATAATTACATTGGGATTGATGAACCGGCCAACGAGATGTATGGCAAATCACTTTCCATTCCTGATGAATTGATCTACCGATATTTTGAGCTGGTTACGGACGTTTCTAACGAAGAGTTAGAAGAACTCAAGAAAAAAGTGGAGCAGGATCCCCGAAATACAAAACACGAACTTGCGTTTACTATTACACGAATGTACCATGGCGAACAGGCTGCCAAAGATGCCCGAAACCATTTTGAAAAAACCGTTATCAATAAAGACGTACCAGACGACGCGCCTGAATTTTACTATGAAGCGGGTTCATCTCATCGATTACTCGACGTTATTTCAGATACGGAAATGACATCTTCAAATGGAGAAACCAAACGTATGATGAAGCAAGGTGGAGTTTCTTTGGATGATAAAAAAATTCAGGACCCGAATTTTACCATCACATTTGAAAGTGGTGATGAAATGGAATTGAAAGTTGGGAAACGAAATTTCGCGCGCCTCAAAAGCAAATAGAACCGTGCATGGCGAGTTCCCTCAAATGTCCTATATTCTGATGTTGTCTGATGATTTAAATTAAACCAGCATGGGCACTCACTACCCGGGTTCAAAATCGGAAAAGAAAACATTGAACGCTTTCATTAAAATGATGAGAGCGACTGAATCGATGAATAATCGATTAAACAGACACCTTGCAGAAGCGAATCTCACCCTTAGTCAGTTTGGTACGTTAGAAGTTTTGCATCATTTGGGTCCGCTTAACCAAAGAGCGATTGGAGAGAAATTGTTAAAAAGCGGGGGGAACATTACCATGGTCATCGACAATCTTGAGAGGTGTGGCCATGTGAAGAGGAAAAAAGATCCGGAAGACCGAAGAGCCGTTCTTATACATTTAACGCCGAAGGGCAAAGATTTTATTGAGGATTTTTTCCCAAAGCATCTCGAAAAAATCAAAGAAGAATTCAGCGTGCTCACCGAAGATGAGAAAGAGACGCTGGCCGAGATTTGCAAGAAATTGGGTTTGAAGGAAGAATAGAGTCTGTTGAACGCTACCATGCCTTAAGATCCAAATGGTTCTCCAGTGTTCTGCCAGAAAATCTGTAAGGTTTCTCTAAACTACGGTTCATACAGGTATGGGATCACGTGCCTCATACCAATTTCCATTCGCTGCTTATCCGGCCGTACGCATAATGCTTTTATTAATTTTAGGCATTATAATGGCCAATCAGTTCTCACCTCAGCCAATACATGTTATTTCGATTTTTGTATTCATTTTAGTTGGATGGGTTCTTTTTGAATTCATCCTGCGAAGAAAATGGATGGTCATATCCAGCCATGCCGCCACCGTGTTTTATCTGGTCTTCATAATGTCTGCTGCAACGATGATTGGGATTCTTCATCATAAAAACCTGTCACAGAAGATTAATGAAGCGAAACCAATTCAGTATTATGAATGGGAGGATGTAAGCATTACAGGGGAGA
It encodes:
- a CDS encoding helix-turn-helix transcriptional regulator, which gives rise to MSRLKSSERRMKLILILQDSKKRLTVDELAETFGVSRRTIFRDFNVLSEINVPVTWDKYSGYGVMEGYKVPPLMFTAQELATIMVGLNFVKSQVDKQLVDDAKGVELKIKNTIPDELKEFMSSLDDRTVVDPFLHFGHEKKEGGNWYLVSSAISQSKSLGFSYLSKSENEITERTIDPYLLVFYRDHWNVIGFSHKREAIRNFVLDRMDAVKILDKKFARKTEMDVEGLIFGSNESGQLVEVLVNESADRAFRANLPTKIFKQNPVSDKKNKVGFHFENLDYINEWLLQFGNKVEILSPEELKQKRKKILASMMKSL
- the gyrA gene encoding DNA gyrase subunit A, translated to MASEKIIPITIEDEMQSSYIDYSMSVIVSRALPDVRDGLKPVHRRVLYGMSDLGMLHNRNYKKSARIVGEVLGKYHPHGDSAVYDSIVRMVQDFSLRYPLVDGQGNFGSIDGDSAAAMRYTEVRMQRIAEELLTDINKDTVDFQENFDDTLTEPTVLPAMLPQLLLNGASGIAVGMATNMAPHNFNEVIDGTVAVLENPDIEIKQLMEHITAPDFPTGGIIYGYEGVKEAYHTGRGKITMRARANVEELRGNREQIVVTEIPYQVNKSTLIEKIADLVHSEKITEIGEIRDESDREGMRIVIVLKRNANAGIVLNQLFKYTQMQQTFGVINLALVKGRPKVMSVKELIEHFIEHRIEVIIRRTIYDLDQAEARAHILEGLKIALDNLDEVIKTIRASNNPQEANKELRVKFALTDIQAKAILDMRLQKLTGLEREKVDQEYRDIVDKIADFRETLSSREKQNGIIKEELLQLKDRYGDERRTQVVYSAEDFSVEDMIADEDVVVTISNKGFIKRMPVSGYRRQRRGGKGMKGTTTKDDEYVEHLFVATNHNYILFFTEKGNCYWLKVYEIPEGSRLARGRAIVNLIDIDKDDSIKTFVPVKTLEDEDYINSHSIIMATKEGQVKKTSLEAYSRPRRDGIIAINIREGDSLLEAALTDGESNIILANKKGRAIRFHEEEAREMGRNTSGVRGMTLGKNNELVDMVVIKNTHEATVLAISENGYGKRSLVDDYREQSRGGKGVITLKVTPKTGNLIALKEVSDNDDLMVITERGKVIRMQCKGIRTMGRNTQGVRIMRLDDDGKIGAVTRVVNEDDDEADAPVVS
- the gyrB gene encoding DNA topoisomerase (ATP-hydrolyzing) subunit B translates to MAKKQGSDYRASNIQVLEGLEAVRKRPSMYIGDTGQRGLHHLINEVVDNSIDEALAGYCDYIKVLIHENGSITISDNGRGIPVDMHPKLNLPAVEVVLTKLHAGGKFDKDSYKVSGGLHGVGVSCVNALSTEFSAEIHRDGNIYVMEFERGVTKVPLKETGKTKDTGTIIKFKPDPEIFTQTTEFKFDIIADRMRELAFLNPQITIDILDERAEEEDEGHVSFHFAGGVKDFVAYLDETRQSLMDEPIYIEGEEDNVPVEVAIQYNDSYTENVHSYVNNINTREGGTHISGFRRALTRCFKNYADKNNIIKSNSKINVSGEDFREGMTCVLSVKVSEPQFEGQTKTKLGNSEVQSAVEIILYEKLNDYLEQNPKTAKKILEKVIVAAEAREAARKARQLIQRKSVMSGGGLPGKLADCSIKDPAHSEVYLVEGDSAGGSAKMGRNRSFQAILPLRGKILNVEKAKINKILENKEIQAMITALGTGVGHEEEFELDKLRYHKIIIMTDADVDGSHIRTLLLTFFYRYMHPLIEHGHIYIATPPLYRITQSRGEIQYAWDDDTRNKLIKELKKSKKKFDVSRYKGLGEMNPEQLWETTMDPETRTLQQVTVENAAAADKMFSTLMGGDVEPRREFIEKNSRYATLDI
- the rpmB gene encoding 50S ribosomal protein L28; translation: MARKDDITGRKALNGYRSSKSNNKTKHKFELNLQKRRFYIPEEDRWVTLKVSAKTLRTINKKGISEVLKKARKKGTLLKEV
- the rpmG gene encoding 50S ribosomal protein L33 gives rise to the protein MAKGNRIQVILECTEKPGSSRYVTMKNRRNTTERLELKKYNPVLRKHTVHKEIK
- a CDS encoding DUF4295 family protein; translation: MAKRQVFGEEAKSLKQAHRKMAKVIISTKNERGKYAFKETIIDQDSVTDYIQKNKS
- a CDS encoding GatB/YqeY domain-containing protein; this encodes MSLRDKILDDLKTAMKAKDADRLNVLRSLKAKLLEKEISERKGGEATLSDEQVVEVLMKAAKQRKESIDQFEGGGRDDLAKKEKYELEVIEDYLPEMMDDDEVRKAVVEQIDKMGASDMSDMGKVMGALMGRLKGKAEGATISRIVKEELSK
- a CDS encoding CvpA family protein, producing MNFLDLIILLPIAYVAYRGFVNGFIREAFGIMGIILAVYITFKYMGTVSGIVVPYVENRDRATIVTGIVLFIGVIVTVQFIGIALEKFFEAAHLGIINQLSGMVFGALKMTIFISVILLLLAGVGIPSEETTANSASYPYVISVGPATFDLVASMIPGTEDFIHTIERTIQESNSIRDLPIFEKLDPSDS
- the tyrS gene encoding tyrosine--tRNA ligase encodes the protein MSFKPVEEQLEVIKRGTVEIVPEQELVEKLKKSIKTNTPLKIKLGVDPTRPDLHLGHSVILRKLRQFQDLGHEAILIIGGFTAMIGDPTGQNKTRPPLTLEEVNENAETYISQAQKILDESKTTLVNNADWLGIMTFMDVVKLSSNLTVARMIERDDFSKRFANNEPISVHEFLYPLAQAQDSVHLESDVELGGTDQKFNLLVGRDLQKADDQEPQVCLMMPLLVGTDGTMKMSKSYDNYIGIDEPANEMYGKSLSIPDELIYRYFELVTDVSNEELEELKKKVEQDPRNTKHELAFTITRMYHGEQAAKDARNHFEKTVINKDVPDDAPEFYYEAGSSHRLLDVISDTEMTSSNGETKRMMKQGGVSLDDKKIQDPNFTITFESGDEMELKVGKRNFARLKSK
- a CDS encoding MarR family winged helix-turn-helix transcriptional regulator, whose translation is MGTHYPGSKSEKKTLNAFIKMMRATESMNNRLNRHLAEANLTLSQFGTLEVLHHLGPLNQRAIGEKLLKSGGNITMVIDNLERCGHVKRKKDPEDRRAVLIHLTPKGKDFIEDFFPKHLEKIKEEFSVLTEDEKETLAEICKKLGLKEE